The Thalassophryne amazonica chromosome 8, fThaAma1.1, whole genome shotgun sequence genome includes a window with the following:
- the LOC117516234 gene encoding monocyte chemotactic protein 1B-like: MAAARLTLSVFVVLMLAAAINVTQGMRSVGPKKCCFQFRENPLPKNRVSSYMKTSQSCSNPAVVLETVAGRQLCVRPSAAWVQKIISYLDAKFVAGQASNL; the protein is encoded by the exons ATGGCCGCCGCTCGACTCaccctgtctgtgtttgtggtgctgatgCTGGCTGCTGCCATCAACGTGACCCAAG GTATGCGAAGTGTCGGGCCGAAGAAATGCTGCTTTCAGTTCAGAGAGAATCCTCTGCCGAAAAACAGAGTGTCCAGTTACATGAAGACAAGCCAGAGCTGCTCCAACCCGGCCGTGGT GTTGGAAACGGTGGCCGGTCGCCAGCTGTGCGTGAGGCCTTCAGCCGCATGGGTGCAGAAGATCATCAGCTACCTGGATGCTAAATTCGTCGCAGGACAGGCATCGAACCTGTAA